A region from the Afifella aestuarii genome encodes:
- the rplM gene encoding 50S ribosomal protein L13 has product MKTYSAKAADIEKKWIVIDGDGLVVGRLATIVAMHLRGKHKPSYTPHMDDGDNVVVINADKVVFTGKKLDQKKYYWHTGYPGGIKERTARKLIEGRFPERVVEKAVERMLPSGPLGRQQLKNLRVYAGSEHPHAAQQPETLDVAALSKKNVRVF; this is encoded by the coding sequence ATGAAAACCTATTCCGCAAAAGCGGCGGACATCGAGAAGAAGTGGATCGTCATTGACGGCGACGGCCTGGTCGTCGGTCGTCTGGCGACCATCGTCGCGATGCATCTCCGCGGCAAGCACAAGCCGAGCTACACGCCGCATATGGACGACGGCGACAATGTCGTGGTGATCAACGCCGACAAGGTCGTCTTCACCGGCAAGAAGCTCGACCAGAAGAAGTATTATTGGCACACGGGTTATCCGGGCGGCATCAAGGAGCGCACCGCGCGCAAGCTGATCGAAGGCCGTTTCCCGGAGCGCGTCGTGGAGAAGGCCGTGGAGCGCATGCTTCCGAGCGGCCCGCTCGGGCGCCAGCAGCTGAAGAATCTGAGGGTCTATGCAGGGTCGGAGCATCCCCATGCCGCCCAGCAGCCGGAGACGCTCGACGTCGCCGCCCTCTCCAAGAAGAATGTGAGGGTTTTCTAA
- a CDS encoding PaaI family thioesterase, with the protein MNFAPVMNEAEVEAFLEKEFPQIHLHGRAFTVVKVAPGEAVMRLDASEAHLRPGGTVSGPTLFSLADLAAYAAILAHIGPVALAVTTNLSINFLRMPTPGALLGTCRILKLGKRLAVTEIAIAPPDDEALVAHATATYSIPPDRA; encoded by the coding sequence ATGAATTTTGCGCCGGTGATGAATGAAGCGGAGGTGGAAGCCTTCCTGGAAAAGGAATTCCCGCAGATCCACCTGCATGGGCGCGCCTTCACGGTGGTCAAAGTCGCGCCGGGCGAAGCGGTGATGCGCCTCGATGCATCCGAAGCTCACCTCCGACCGGGCGGCACAGTGTCCGGTCCGACACTTTTTTCGCTCGCAGATCTCGCCGCCTATGCCGCAATTCTCGCCCATATCGGCCCGGTCGCGCTTGCCGTCACCACCAACCTCTCGATCAATTTCCTGCGCATGCCAACGCCCGGCGCGCTCCTTGGCACTTGCCGGATTCTGAAGCTCGGCAAACGACTTGCCGTGACCGAGATCGCCATCGCCCCACCCGATGACGAGGCTCTTGTCGCACACGCCACCGCCACCTATTCGATTCCTCCCGACCGCGCTTGA
- a CDS encoding CoA-binding protein: MSQLSYSDDFIRSILTDTKTIAVVGASPKAVRPSYGVSQFLIRQGYEVYPINPGEPDETIEGRAFLPSLADVPVAIDMVDVFRRSEAVGGVVDEILKLQPLPKVIWMQLGVRDDEAAARAEAAGIKVVMDRCPKIEWPRLLG, translated from the coding sequence ATGAGCCAGCTTTCCTATTCCGACGATTTCATCCGCTCCATCCTCACGGACACGAAGACGATCGCCGTCGTCGGCGCTTCGCCGAAGGCGGTGCGGCCGAGTTACGGCGTCAGTCAATTCCTGATCCGTCAGGGCTATGAGGTCTATCCGATCAATCCCGGCGAGCCGGACGAGACGATCGAAGGGCGGGCGTTTCTGCCCTCGCTCGCCGATGTGCCGGTCGCGATCGACATGGTCGATGTCTTCCGCCGCTCGGAGGCCGTTGGTGGTGTCGTCGACGAGATCCTGAAACTCCAGCCGCTACCGAAGGTGATCTGGATGCAGCTCGGGGTGCGCGACGACGAGGCGGCCGCGCGCGCGGAGGCTGCCGGCATCAAGGTCGTGATGGATCGGTGCCCGAAGATCGAATGGCCGCGCCTTCTCGGCTGA